The window ATGTTCCTGAAGCGCTTTGCGGTCCGGGTACGAATGTGGAACTGCTGAGTGACGATTTCACCGTCGATGACCTTGCCGCGTCCGCTGGCGTTCATCCACAAGAAGTGCTCACGCGGCTTGGTGTCGGTTGCGCAAGGCAGTATCTGGATGGTTCTTCTGCATCTGCGGGGTTCCCGGGCAATTTGACTAATGCGGGCCCTGGCCACGATCCGCGCGCCATCCTTGGCTAGAGCGAAGAGGCCCGACTGCCTTGTTTCTAGATAGTTATACGAAAGGGCTTCTTTTTGTCACGATCTCTGCAGTCGCGTGGAGCACCGCAGGGCTGTTCGTCAGAGTTCTGCCACTTGACGCTTGGACAATTTTGTTCTGGCGCAGCCTGTTTGCAGCGGCTTTCCTGGCAATTCACCTCTTTGTAGATGGGCCAAGACATAGCCTCCGCCCAACAGCGCGAGGGGTGATTGTTGCAGCCTCGTTGGCAATCGCCCTGCTAGCGTTCATCCCCGCGTGTCAGTTAACCTCGATCGCCAATGTAGCAGCCCTCTATGGGACGACACCGGTCTTCACGGCTATCCTGGGGTGGCTTTGGCTGGGAGAGAAAATTCATCCTGCGACCATGTTGGCAATAGTAACGATGGCTGCAGGTGCCGGCGTGCTCGTCTGGGGCACAGGTCTAGACTCCGACTTTGTTGGCAACGCTCTTGCCGTCGCCATGACCTTCATGACCGCGTTTGTTGCTGTGTGTATCCGCCGGCACCGCAAAGAATCGCTTCTGGCTTCTATCTGCGCGGCCAACGTTTTCGTCTCACTGGTCAGCTTGTGCTTCGCTGCGCCGCTATCACCAAGTCTGAAACATCTGGCATATCTTGCGCTTTTTGGCCTGGTGCAAGTGGGATTGGCTTTTGTGTTCTATTCGGCTGGCGCTCGTCGCGTTCCAGCTTCGCAAGCCTCCTTGATTGGAGCGCTAGAAACGCCGCTCGCTCCATTTTGGGTGTGGCTCGCATTCGGCGAAACACCCTCCGTGTCGACCCTCGTTGGGGGTGGGATCATTACTGCATCAACAGTTGGATACCTTCTAGCGATGGCCGGACTCGCGGCACGTAACGCTGACGTTTGGCCGTCTCAGGAGTTGCAGGAAGGCGTGAAAAAGGAAGCTAAGCTCAATGAATAATTTGCAAGCGCCAATCATAATAGAAGGCATTGCGGCGGTCATAGAAAAGTATCGTGCCGTCATTCTTGATCTATGGGGTGTCTTACACGACGGGAACGTTGCCTCTCCTCACGCGATCACTGCCCTGGATGCTTTGCGAAACAAGAAGATTGATATCTGTCTCCTTTCGAACTCCCCCCGTCGTGCCTACCAGGTCGCTAAACACTTAAAGTCGATGGGAATAGAGCCATCTCAATATAACTATATTGTCACATCTGGAGAGTTGGTTTACAAGGCGCTGGAAAATGCCTCAGACGACTGGCATAGAGCACTAGCAGCTCGCTACTTCCATATCGGACCACCTGAGCTGGCGGGCTTGCTCCGGGGGTTAGATCGGTTCGAGGTCTTTTCACCTCGGGACGCCGACTTTATTTTAACCACTGGGGGGAGCACTCAGCCGCCAGATGAAGTTGCGGCACTGTTGAAGGAATGTGCTTCGCGCAAACTTCCAATGGTCTGCGCGAATCCCGATCTGGTCGTTCTAGTTGGCGATCAACTTGTTGTTTGTGCGGGGGCGCTCGCCGAGCAATACGAAGCGTTGGGAGGGGAGGTTTTCTATCATGGAAAGCCGTATTCATCGGCTTACCGAAGCGCCCTCGACCTCCTCGGCTACGAAAGACATGAAGTGCTCGCAGTGGGTGATTCGCTACGGACCGACGTTGCGGGTGGTCGAAACGAGGGTATGGACGTGCTCTTCATCGCCAGCGGCATACATAGGGACGCTGCTGATGACTTCAAAGCGGGCAAATTCCCCAGTGCGCTGCTCCAACAGGTCTTTGCCGGAGAACCAGTCGTTCCCACGTTCGCTGCTTCCCAATTTAGGTGGTAGGAGAGGAAAGGTGACGAGAACGACCACCCTTGGCAAGTTAATTGATTTCAAGGATGATCTCGATTTGAGAATCTGAGCCGACGGATTTGGACAACCACGGTGCGCGTCGATATAGAGTTTTTCACGATGCCGCCCGGATCAGTTCCACCGCGGCCGAATACTTGGTCACGGTTCTCAAGCGTCTACGCAGCAGGTTGAACTTGATGGATGGCTGGCGAGAGCAATTCGAGGGTCGCCCCAGGTGAGCGATTGGGCCTCCTCGACAGTCCTCATCGATGAGGCCACGGGTCGCATCTCGAAAGCCGTACTCGCGGAAGTCTATCGGTAGTGGATGCCTATGTGCATGAAGCCCAGAGGTACGGTTCGATGTTTCGTTTTATAAGAACTGCTCCAAGTCCGGGCCCGTTGGGCATTTCAAAGTATCCAGAACTGATCGACGGCGGATTCTCAAGAACCTCAACATATCCGTCATCCGCCTTAAAAGCAGGATAATGCTCGTGGATCATAAAATTCGTGATATTAGCCTCAAGCTGGAGCGTTGCAGTTTCAATTAGGCTGCTTCCGCACACATGTGGAGCTACACGCATATTGTATGCTTCTGCCATTGCGCAAATCTTCTTCGTCTCCATCAAGCCTCCCGCCGTTCCAATATCAGGCTGGATAATCCCGCAAGCCTGCAACTCGAAGATCTTACGGAACCCAAATCTGGTATAGACACGTTCTCCAACCGCTATCGGCAAGGGAATTTGTTCCGAAATTACTTTCAGCGCCCCGTTGTCGAATGGATCGCATGGCTCTTCTACAAAGCAAATATCGAGCTCACCGATTTTTCGGCAAAACCGAATCGTCTCATCGGTAGTCAAGCCCCCACTGAGATCGACCATGAGCTCAATTTCGGGCCCGGCCGCATCACGGACAGCCTTGACCCGGCGGTATGCAAGCTCAATTGCTTCGGCGGACATCGATCGTCGTGTCACGTGCTGTAAAGCCGAGCCGACCCGCTGTGCCAAAGGGTAGAATTTGAGCGCCCCATACCCCTCCTTCAGAGGGCGTTCTACCGCCCGGGCAAATTCGTCCGGCGTGTCAGCCGCACCGTACCAACCGTTCGCGTAGGCGCGCACACGGTCCCGGATTTTTCCGCCGAAAAGCTCATAAACGGGGACCCCGAGACATTTGCCTTTGATGTCCCACAGAGCCTGCTCTATCGCGCTGATGCCGGCAAAGATAATCGCACCACCATTCTTTGCCCAAAATGAATGATCATACATTGTTGACCACAGCTCTTCGATCCGAGATGGGTCTTTGCCGATTAAGAATCTTTCCGAGAGATCCTTGATCATCCCTGCCGCTGCGGTCCCGCCAACGCCATAGGCTATTCCCGCCTCGCCAGCCCCCGTTATGCCTTCGTCCGTCGAGATTTCAACCAAGACAGGATGGAGGCGGCCAGATTTGAGCAAATAGATATTTACACCAGTAATTTTCATAGTCGCCTCGCAATCCGATGGTGTGAGCTTAAAGGCTGATGCGCTGATACTCGGTCGCTGAGGGCATTCCTCGAACCAGAAACAAGGTTCTGTTCCGGCACTGCATGACGACCGAAAAGGCCGTCTGAGTCGGCTCACGCAAAGAGGTCTGCTTGCAGACCGAGTCAGGTGCATTGGTCCGATCCCGAAGAATATCCATGACCTCGCAGGCGTCTGCGCAGCCTGCTTCTCGCATCTTCAGAACCTCGAGGCGCTTCTGGCTCGACGGATATTGCCTGGCCAAAAGCTCAGCATCTTCGTCAGCGCGAATTTGATCATTCAAGGCATGATTGGTGTGAGCAAGGAATGAACCTGATCTGCACACCGACACGCCATGTCTCGCAGAGACCTCTATCGAGGCGATTTTGTTTGACGCATCGCCGAAAAGATATGCCCGACCAGCCATATGCGGCAGCGACTTTGCCGCTTCGACTGCTGCATTCACGTCCGGGCAGCCAAGAAAAACGCGGCGAACGATTTGGCTTGGAATTCCATCGCAACGTGACTTCAAGACAAGGTCATTGTTGACGAAACCAAAGCCCGCTCGGTTGAACCCTACCCAACCGAGGGCACCTACGGCTGCCACGGTGGCGAATTCGAAGCCACTTGTACCGACATGAATGAAAAGGGCCTGTTCCACATCGCTCCCGAGCGGCCCGTCCCAGTTCTGTGCAATCAGCGCTCCGTCACGCGTTTGCACTGCCAGACCACTGCAGCCCGTCGCCGTAGGCGACGCAAGAAGTTCAAATGAGCTGCGCAGGACGATACCCGACACCTCGCGGCCGGCACCGTCTGCGATTCCGCGCAACTCGGTTCCAACATGAGGAGCCATCACATCGATCGTCGCCAGAACATCGCTGGCGCGCTTGTGTGCTTGGGACAAATCCGCGGCTGACAAGGATGCTAAACGACGGTCCAAGGCCTGACTGATTAGGTCAGCGAACCGATTGCCATGCTGAAAACCACGTTCGTATGGAGATCCCGACAATACCATAATTGGAATAGGTAGCGCAAACGCCATCGTAATCGCGGCCTTTGTCAGTACGAAAATTACTAGCCTGTCTTAGCCCTCCAAATTTTCTTGTCAAGAAAATTCAAGTGTCGCCTGCAACTTGGGCTAGTGCGCTGATCTCCTTGACCAGACCACTACGCCAGGCGCCCTCCTTTTCCATCTCTTCAAAAACCTGGCGGGACTTTGCGCGCCACGCCTTTACCCCGACATTACACAAAACCGCTCCGTCCTCCTCCAATAGGGCAGGCAAAAGATCACACGTGTGGCCAAGCAAATTCGAACAAAATTCTGCAGCCTCGATGGCAGCTTGTTCCAGCCCGGTTTGAATGTGCGGAGCGAGAATTTGATAACGCTGTAGGTTCATTGCAAATGTCAGGTCGAGCGGCCGGTAGTCCAATGCTGTCATGAACCGAGCAAATCGCGTGAAACGCATGCTCACAACATGACTGAGATTGGTAATCATCGCTGAAAATTTGCCGTCCTGGAGCGCGTCCCCCACCTCATTCCACGGGACAACTACAGGTCGGCAGCCCATAATCTCGAGATAGCGGAACATGGTATCGTTTTCAGGGCACCTTATGGGCAAGTCTCTTAGGTCATCCGGAGATAAGATAGGGGTCCGCGATAACAAAACTAGGGAAGGGCCCCGCTTCCACTTCAAGCTCGGATTTAGCAGTTCGACCGAATTGCTTCGGAGAGCCTGCCTGACTTCTCGATCAAACAAGGAGCTCTCCGAAAATCGTTCCAGATGCTTTTCATCGTCGAAGCAAAACGGGAGTGATGCTAGTTTGACGGGATCCGAATAGTGCTGAAAAAACCCCAGGCTTTCGACAAAAATGTCAATAATTCCATTGACGAGGGCTCGCACTTGAGTTTCAGCGGGACCAAGTTGGCCCCCGGGAAATACCGAAATCGCAAGATCGTATCCTGTTTTTTGGCTGACTAGGGACGAGAACATCTCGATAGCTCTGCCCTCAGGATCCCAAGACGGTACCAGAGTGCCCAAACAACGCGGCATTTCAGAATCCGACTGAAGAAAATATTGCGCTGATCGGTCCAATTCCAGGCCGAAACGCACTAAAGCTGCGATCGACGCCGGGGCCTTTCCCGTTTCAAGCTTCGATAGCTGCGACACAGACATGCCGACCTTTCCAGCGAGGGCCTCGAGACTAAGGCTCTTGGCCTTCCGGGCCTCGCGCAGCCGCTTTCCAACCATGCCATTGATCTGTTTTTCCACTTCGGATCTTGCGTCCATTACCGCTCCTGCGCGCTTGCTTCGATCGCGGCCGCTACACTGCACCTAACGCGTGTGGGGGAAGGCAGGGGAAATCTCTGGGCCGCTTTGTTCACCCCTAACACGTCCCGATCGGAAAAAACAGATGGTAGCAGATGCACAAGAATTTTCTTGACAAGAAAATAAAGTCATGTGCCCATAGGCGGCATCAAGGCCCGTGATCGACACAGCGCCATACTTAGAGAGAAGATAAAGCCGTGACTGGACGGAATATGGCGTTTTCGCCTCAAGAATATCGAGAAAGGCTGGCAAAGGTCCAAAACGCCATTCAACAGCGCGGGATGGTTGGCCTGCTCGTGCATTCGCCGCATAATATCTGCTATCTCACCGGCTATCACACCTCGGGCTTTTTCGCTTACCAGGTCCTGTTCGTCCCCGCCGACGGCGAGCCGCTGTTATTGGTCCGTGAACTGGAACGGACCAATGCTGACGAGTATTCATGGCTGGCTCTCGACCGGCAGGCCGTTTATCTCGACAACGAAGATCCGGCTTCCGTGACGGGTCGGTGGTTGGCTGAACTTGGATGGACGGCAGCCAGCGACCCAATCGGTGTCGAAAAAACCTGCTTCAATTTGGCAGTAAGAGACTACGAGGAGCTTTGCCATGCTGCGAGGCCGAATAAAGTAGTCGATGGGTCAGGTATCGTCGGTCGCGTGCGGCTCATCAAATCGTCGCAGGAGATCGCTTATGCGCGTCGAGCTGCCGAAATAACCGACATTGCGATGCGTACAGGACTTGAGGCCCTCGCCGTCGGGAAAGAAGAACTCGAAATCGCAGCGGCGATCCAGGAACAACAAGTCCTAGGCGGTTCCGAGTACACAAGCCTGCCGAACTACCTTTCATCTGGTTATAGAATGAGGATCGGTCATGCCACGCCGACCGAGAAGGTGATCGAGGCCGGCGACCTCCTCAAATTCGAGATCACCAGTTGCGTGAAGCGTTACAGCGCAGCGATGATGCGCACTGCGGTGATGGGCGCGCCGAGTGCCGAAATTGCTCAGGCCGCTGATCTGCTGATAAGCTGCCAGGACCGTGCCTTCAGCATCATGAAGCCAGGCGCAATTGCTGGCGAAGTCGACGCGGCCGTACGTCAACCGGTCTTAGAGGCAGGACTTCGGAAAACCTATTATCCGCGTGTTGGCTATTCCTTGGGCATCGGCTTCCCCCCCGTTTCCGGTGAGTGGGAAGTATGCGACTTCATGGCAGGCGATACTTGGCTGCTCCAGGCGGGGATGATCTTTCACATGCTCGTCAATGCCAACGGCATCTCCTTCAGCGAGACTATTCTGGTGACGGAAACGGGTTCGGAACGCCTGACTTCCCTGCCGCGGGAGCTGTACATTGCCCAATAACCCCACCACGTCGACCAGCGCCACTTCCGGCCCGAATTCCAATCTTCGGAAGGGCGAGGCTGGCGGGCTGCTGATCACGAACATTGCGGAACTAACACCCCTCGATGAATTCGGGCCGGGTCCTCAGAGAGGTGGCCTGAAACACCTAAAGTCGATCAGGAACGCTGCAATCCATGTCGTTGACGGACGGATAAGGGATTTTGGGCCTGCCGAACGAGTGGCGGTCGGATTGCCGAAGGGAGCAGAGCCTAGAGTTCTTGATGCAGCCGGAGGCGCGGTGGTACCTGGTTTCGTCGACTGCCATACCCACCTGCTCTATAGCGGTTCGCGGGCCGACGAGTACCCAATGCGGGTCGCGGGCGCTAGTTATGGCGAAATTAGTTCCAGGGGCGGCGGCGTCACCCGCACAATTCGCGAAAGCAGTGACGCAACCTCAAGCGAACTCAAGCAGGCGTTGACGGTACGGCTGGCGAAGGCGTTGCTGAATGGGACAACGACTGCGGAGATCAAAACCGGTTACTGGGTCGACCCGGAAGGAGAAGGCGCGGCGCTGGGTATCATCGCCGAAGTCTCAGCGTCTCAGCCAGTCGATCTCGTTCAGACGTTCCATGTCGCGTTGGGCACGCCGGCACGATTTGGTGGAGCTGGGGAATATGCCAGATACGTCATCGACTACGTTCTACCGTCCGTTGCCTCCCATGCACGCTTCTGCGACGTCGTTTGCGATGTCGGGGCCTTCTCGCACGATGAGGCGCGGCAAATATTGCACGCAGCGGGCAGGCGCGGTTTAAACTTCAAGATTCACGCCGATGAATTTTCCGCCGCCGGCGGTGCCGAACTCGCAGCTGAGCTTGGCGCTGTTTCAGCCGATCATTTATGCTTCCTGGGAAAAGACACTGCCCAAACGCTGGCCAAGGCACAAACGGTTGCCGTCTTGCTTCCGGCGACGTGTCACTATCTGCTTGCTCCCAAGTTCGCGGACGCCCGCCACCTCATTGACGGCGGAGTAGCGATAGCGCTCGGGACAGATCATGGGCCAGGCAGTCCGACCCTTTCAATGCCGTTCGTCATGGGTCTGGCATGTTCCTGGTTGCGAATGGATCCGGCCGAGGCGCTGGTCGCGGCGACGTGTAACGCCGCCCACGCCATCGGAGCCGCCTCAACTGCGGGCCAAATAGCGATCGGGCGCCCAGCGGACCTGGTGGTCCTAAAGACGCCGACCTATCGAGATCTAGCATATTTGATCGACCAAAACTTGATCCGATACACCCTTAAGGACGGCGCTGTCTTCGGCAAGCACATAAAATAACAACTTCAACAAAGGGGAATAAAGTGGCCGTGCTGCTGCCCGTAACCCACCACTACAAATTGGCTCGTAAGCTGCCTGACAGGCGAACGCTGATCGAGGACGGGGTCGCTGTGCCGCCTGTGCTCTTGGCCCTCGAAGAGGCGGCCGGCTGCCAAAAAATAGGACGGCCCGCCGATTTCGTCGTCCTTGAGGCTGAGTCATATCGAGAGAATCCCATGCTTGATCGACCATCTGCTGGTCAAAACCACAATCAAGAAGGGAAAGTCTACCTGAACTGACCTCAGTTCAGGCAACCTGGGAGGAAAATATGAAGAATATAGGAACGATCTCGAAGACTTCAATTGGAGCAATCGTGGCTACTCTGCTGCTCCATGTCTCGCATGCGCAGAGCCAAGAGACGCTTACGATTTCTGCTTCGGGGGGGTCATACGACGCCTGCGTCAAGGCAGCCTATCTTGACGGGTGGGAGAAAGAGACAGGCATTAAAGTCGTTGTAGGCGGTGGGGCATGGGACCTCGGTGTTTGGCGGGCACAGCAGGAGACGGGGAAGACCGAGTGGGACGTTGCCACATCGGACCCCGGCCAGTTGCGCCAGCTGGTCCAAAATGGGTGGGTCATGCCGATTGATCCAGAACTCCCTAATAAAAATGGAGGCCTCGTCGATTTTCCGGGCCTCGTGCCCAAGTTTGATGGCAAAATCTATGCTCTACCCACCGAAATTTTCTCGACTGTCGTCACCTACAATTCCAAGGCATTTAAGGGCGACAAGCCCAAGACCTGGGCTGATGTCTTCAATGCCGAAAAGTACCCAGGCAAACGTTTGTTTTCCAACGTCCCCGTCGACTTCGGAGTGCTGGAAGTTGCCCTTCTGGCCGACGGGGTCGCGCCTGAAAATCTCTACCCGCTGGATGTAGACCGTGCGCTGAAGAAGTTGGACTCTATCAAGAGCGACATCCTTTGGTATGATTTTGGAACTCAGCAAGTCGCGCTTTTGCAACAAGGCGACGCAGTGATCGGGGCCGGCTGGGACGGCCGAGTGAAAGCCCTTCAGCGAGACGGCGGTACGATCGAATTCTCCACTGAGCAGGCGATCGTTAAACCGGATCTTTGGATTCTGCCAAAGGGGGGCAATTCCGAACTCGGAGCTCGTTTTCTTGCCTTCATCGACAACCCTGAACGACAGGCCAAATTCGCAACCTGCATCGGCTACGCTCCAGCCCTTCGTAAGGCGTACGACCTGCTGCCTGCCGATCAGAAGTTCACTGTCGACCCGAATAATCTGAAGGGCGTCGTCGTGTGGAACGACGAATATTGGGCAAAAAACGCACGGGACGTCACCGCGCGCTTTAATGAATGGCTCACCAAGTAGGCGAGTTCGATCGCCTACGGTCGATAGCAAGCAATGAGGTAACAATCGTGTCCAACGCCAGTAAGGATTGCGGGTCGCC is drawn from Mesorhizobium japonicum MAFF 303099 and contains these coding sequences:
- a CDS encoding extracellular solute-binding protein, which produces MKNIGTISKTSIGAIVATLLLHVSHAQSQETLTISASGGSYDACVKAAYLDGWEKETGIKVVVGGGAWDLGVWRAQQETGKTEWDVATSDPGQLRQLVQNGWVMPIDPELPNKNGGLVDFPGLVPKFDGKIYALPTEIFSTVVTYNSKAFKGDKPKTWADVFNAEKYPGKRLFSNVPVDFGVLEVALLADGVAPENLYPLDVDRALKKLDSIKSDILWYDFGTQQVALLQQGDAVIGAGWDGRVKALQRDGGTIEFSTEQAIVKPDLWILPKGGNSELGARFLAFIDNPERQAKFATCIGYAPALRKAYDLLPADQKFTVDPNNLKGVVVWNDEYWAKNARDVTARFNEWLTK
- a CDS encoding C45 family autoproteolytic acyltransferase/hydolase, with protein sequence MAFALPIPIMVLSGSPYERGFQHGNRFADLISQALDRRLASLSAADLSQAHKRASDVLATIDVMAPHVGTELRGIADGAGREVSGIVLRSSFELLASPTATGCSGLAVQTRDGALIAQNWDGPLGSDVEQALFIHVGTSGFEFATVAAVGALGWVGFNRAGFGFVNNDLVLKSRCDGIPSQIVRRVFLGCPDVNAAVEAAKSLPHMAGRAYLFGDASNKIASIEVSARHGVSVCRSGSFLAHTNHALNDQIRADEDAELLARQYPSSQKRLEVLKMREAGCADACEVMDILRDRTNAPDSVCKQTSLREPTQTAFSVVMQCRNRTLFLVRGMPSATEYQRISL
- the dctP gene encoding TRAP transporter substrate-binding protein DctP, encoding MDARSEVEKQINGMVGKRLREARKAKSLSLEALAGKVGMSVSQLSKLETGKAPASIAALVRFGLELDRSAQYFLQSDSEMPRCLGTLVPSWDPEGRAIEMFSSLVSQKTGYDLAISVFPGGQLGPAETQVRALVNGIIDIFVESLGFFQHYSDPVKLASLPFCFDDEKHLERFSESSLFDREVRQALRSNSVELLNPSLKWKRGPSLVLLSRTPILSPDDLRDLPIRCPENDTMFRYLEIMGCRPVVVPWNEVGDALQDGKFSAMITNLSHVVSMRFTRFARFMTALDYRPLDLTFAMNLQRYQILAPHIQTGLEQAAIEAAEFCSNLLGHTCDLLPALLEEDGAVLCNVGVKAWRAKSRQVFEEMEKEGAWRSGLVKEISALAQVAGDT
- a CDS encoding mandelate racemase/muconate lactonizing enzyme family protein, which codes for MKITGVNIYLLKSGRLHPVLVEISTDEGITGAGEAGIAYGVGGTAAAGMIKDLSERFLIGKDPSRIEELWSTMYDHSFWAKNGGAIIFAGISAIEQALWDIKGKCLGVPVYELFGGKIRDRVRAYANGWYGAADTPDEFARAVERPLKEGYGALKFYPLAQRVGSALQHVTRRSMSAEAIELAYRRVKAVRDAAGPEIELMVDLSGGLTTDETIRFCRKIGELDICFVEEPCDPFDNGALKVISEQIPLPIAVGERVYTRFGFRKIFELQACGIIQPDIGTAGGLMETKKICAMAEAYNMRVAPHVCGSSLIETATLQLEANITNFMIHEHYPAFKADDGYVEVLENPPSISSGYFEMPNGPGLGAVLIKRNIEPYLWASCT
- a CDS encoding M24 family metallopeptidase; this translates as MAFSPQEYRERLAKVQNAIQQRGMVGLLVHSPHNICYLTGYHTSGFFAYQVLFVPADGEPLLLVRELERTNADEYSWLALDRQAVYLDNEDPASVTGRWLAELGWTAASDPIGVEKTCFNLAVRDYEELCHAARPNKVVDGSGIVGRVRLIKSSQEIAYARRAAEITDIAMRTGLEALAVGKEELEIAAAIQEQQVLGGSEYTSLPNYLSSGYRMRIGHATPTEKVIEAGDLLKFEITSCVKRYSAAMMRTAVMGAPSAEIAQAADLLISCQDRAFSIMKPGAIAGEVDAAVRQPVLEAGLRKTYYPRVGYSLGIGFPPVSGEWEVCDFMAGDTWLLQAGMIFHMLVNANGISFSETILVTETGSERLTSLPRELYIAQ
- a CDS encoding DMT family transporter codes for the protein MFLDSYTKGLLFVTISAVAWSTAGLFVRVLPLDAWTILFWRSLFAAAFLAIHLFVDGPRHSLRPTARGVIVAASLAIALLAFIPACQLTSIANVAALYGTTPVFTAILGWLWLGEKIHPATMLAIVTMAAGAGVLVWGTGLDSDFVGNALAVAMTFMTAFVAVCIRRHRKESLLASICAANVFVSLVSLCFAAPLSPSLKHLAYLALFGLVQVGLAFVFYSAGARRVPASQASLIGALETPLAPFWVWLAFGETPSVSTLVGGGIITASTVGYLLAMAGLAARNADVWPSQELQEGVKKEAKLNE
- the hutI gene encoding imidazolonepropionase translates to MPNNPTTSTSATSGPNSNLRKGEAGGLLITNIAELTPLDEFGPGPQRGGLKHLKSIRNAAIHVVDGRIRDFGPAERVAVGLPKGAEPRVLDAAGGAVVPGFVDCHTHLLYSGSRADEYPMRVAGASYGEISSRGGGVTRTIRESSDATSSELKQALTVRLAKALLNGTTTAEIKTGYWVDPEGEGAALGIIAEVSASQPVDLVQTFHVALGTPARFGGAGEYARYVIDYVLPSVASHARFCDVVCDVGAFSHDEARQILHAAGRRGLNFKIHADEFSAAGGAELAAELGAVSADHLCFLGKDTAQTLAKAQTVAVLLPATCHYLLAPKFADARHLIDGGVAIALGTDHGPGSPTLSMPFVMGLACSWLRMDPAEALVAATCNAAHAIGAASTAGQIAIGRPADLVVLKTPTYRDLAYLIDQNLIRYTLKDGAVFGKHIK
- a CDS encoding TIGR01459 family HAD-type hydrolase, producing MNNLQAPIIIEGIAAVIEKYRAVILDLWGVLHDGNVASPHAITALDALRNKKIDICLLSNSPRRAYQVAKHLKSMGIEPSQYNYIVTSGELVYKALENASDDWHRALAARYFHIGPPELAGLLRGLDRFEVFSPRDADFILTTGGSTQPPDEVAALLKECASRKLPMVCANPDLVVLVGDQLVVCAGALAEQYEALGGEVFYHGKPYSSAYRSALDLLGYERHEVLAVGDSLRTDVAGGRNEGMDVLFIASGIHRDAADDFKAGKFPSALLQQVFAGEPVVPTFAASQFRW